One Gemmatimonadaceae bacterium genomic window carries:
- a CDS encoding glycosyltransferase — translation MIYALNSFIKDVALSVQLARISRVYESKVACVPANWDRRNLIKMLHDRMRGAGVQQVRWPAAPMHIYCVGTYYDHEATGFLQSLARFGQLSLYYNMQGEYGLNPPIGVSAYRARESNSRHLVEHIRALNAERRVDCVIGTMTAQQLSVHALQSVRKMGIPVINMAMDDRLPVHWSTQDNVRMGFIGLVEGVDLTLQTTEEYVPRYLSEGCPAIYWPFGSDPELFKPSGDKDLDVVFVGNNYGKRGKLVDAVRAAGIRIECFGNGFQNGHIAGNEVPKLFARAKIVLGTGFVGHSSKIVTLKLRDFDGPMSGSLYLTSYNPDLQKHYEIGKEIAVYKTINECVEKLRYYLANDAERKTIGAAGRARAVREHTWDQRLASAVDLLHF, via the coding sequence GTGATTTACGCGCTGAATTCCTTTATTAAGGATGTTGCGTTGTCGGTGCAGTTGGCGCGCATTAGCCGGGTCTATGAAAGCAAGGTCGCTTGCGTCCCTGCTAACTGGGACAGGAGGAACTTAATTAAGATGCTGCATGACAGAATGCGCGGTGCCGGCGTCCAGCAGGTTCGTTGGCCAGCCGCACCGATGCATATTTACTGTGTGGGTACTTATTACGATCATGAGGCGACTGGGTTTCTGCAGTCGCTTGCTCGTTTTGGTCAATTGAGCCTCTACTACAATATGCAGGGGGAATATGGATTGAATCCACCAATTGGCGTTTCGGCCTACAGAGCTAGAGAGTCGAACAGTCGCCATCTTGTGGAACACATCAGAGCATTAAATGCGGAGCGCCGAGTAGATTGCGTCATCGGTACGATGACGGCGCAACAATTATCTGTCCACGCGTTGCAATCGGTAAGGAAAATGGGTATTCCCGTCATTAATATGGCAATGGATGATAGATTACCGGTACATTGGAGCACGCAGGATAACGTGCGTATGGGTTTTATAGGACTCGTCGAAGGCGTTGATCTTACTTTGCAGACGACCGAGGAATACGTGCCTCGCTATCTGTCTGAAGGGTGCCCTGCTATTTACTGGCCGTTCGGGAGTGATCCTGAACTATTTAAACCTTCAGGTGACAAAGACTTGGATGTTGTGTTCGTCGGAAATAATTACGGTAAAAGAGGAAAGCTCGTCGATGCTGTTAGGGCAGCGGGAATTCGGATCGAGTGCTTCGGTAACGGATTCCAAAATGGCCATATAGCGGGCAACGAGGTTCCTAAACTATTCGCCAGAGCCAAAATAGTTCTCGGCACGGGGTTTGTTGGACACTCGAGCAAAATAGTTACTCTCAAATTACGCGATTTCGATGGGCCAATGTCTGGAAGTCTGTATCTTACTAGCTACAACCCCGATCTGCAGAAGCACTATGAAATCGGTAAGGAGATTGCTGTTTACAAAACGATTAACGAGTGTGTCGAGAAACTGCGTTATTACCTCGCCAACGATGCGGAACGGAAAACGATAGGAGCTGCCGGTAGAGCCCGGGCGGTTCGCGAACACACATGGGATCAGCGATTGGCTAGCGCAGTCGATTTACTCCATTTCTAG
- a CDS encoding GMC oxidoreductase, whose amino-acid sequence MADRLAESWDITIVELGSQATPLQQRVLDTATPAVTYPHIGSGLGGTTALWHNGLIEVDEDIFQEKWPFCKSELAPYYTQAYPKLAGAPQSAVMAAVETLREKYLAIGFPEKKLGQGLFFPRQRVNTWHSLKLKGRVKVVEGEVTALLYDGKREVRHLLVKSADGEHKVSGDVFILAAGGLGTPLLLQKLAEHFPLPALQQAGLHYEDHPSAFVGEITLDAPLYNLWNYPAPHTDGNLRLPLVVKQDGLQVSFQLRPAAIYHRTPHPRVRVRSVLTELRNEPFNPRPYFRLLTHWDDILDILSFRFRIHLPTQHYSLLMVAEQPPATTRNVWGDKESPNIYRKWDMPATYILSLQKSIHQALNILGNMVTNANVFPCWPSNIFSSSHHSGTARMAASPDQGVCDKNGRVHGLENLYVCDGSLIPASGYANTGLTIAALALRMADHLRRPH is encoded by the coding sequence TTGGCAGACCGCCTAGCCGAGAGTTGGGACATCACTATTGTCGAACTCGGCTCGCAGGCCACGCCGTTGCAACAGCGTGTGCTGGATACTGCCACACCCGCCGTCACCTACCCACACATCGGCTCCGGGCTCGGGGGAACTACTGCCCTCTGGCACAATGGCCTTATCGAAGTGGACGAGGATATCTTTCAGGAGAAATGGCCATTTTGCAAATCAGAACTGGCGCCGTATTACACTCAAGCCTATCCGAAGCTTGCCGGTGCACCCCAAAGTGCCGTGATGGCAGCTGTAGAAACGCTACGCGAGAAGTACTTGGCCATTGGCTTCCCGGAAAAGAAACTGGGACAAGGTTTATTTTTCCCCCGTCAGCGTGTCAATACATGGCATTCTCTCAAACTGAAAGGGCGCGTCAAGGTCGTTGAAGGCGAGGTCACTGCCTTGTTGTACGATGGAAAGAGAGAAGTTCGTCACCTGTTGGTCAAGAGCGCAGATGGCGAGCACAAGGTCAGCGGCGATGTCTTCATTCTCGCCGCCGGTGGCCTCGGTACACCACTTTTGCTTCAAAAACTGGCCGAACACTTCCCGCTTCCGGCTTTGCAACAAGCTGGCCTCCATTACGAGGACCACCCATCTGCGTTTGTGGGCGAAATCACTCTGGACGCGCCGCTCTACAATCTGTGGAATTATCCCGCGCCCCATACTGACGGCAATCTCCGCTTGCCGCTGGTTGTCAAGCAAGATGGCCTGCAGGTTTCCTTCCAGCTCAGACCGGCGGCTATCTACCACCGGACGCCGCACCCGCGAGTCAGGGTGCGAAGTGTACTCACCGAGCTAAGGAACGAACCGTTCAACCCGCGGCCTTACTTCCGCCTGCTGACTCACTGGGACGATATTCTGGATATCCTTTCCTTTAGGTTCCGCATCCACCTGCCCACCCAGCACTATTCACTACTGATGGTTGCGGAACAACCGCCCGCCACCACCCGCAACGTCTGGGGGGATAAAGAAAGCCCCAACATCTACCGGAAGTGGGACATGCCAGCTACTTACATCCTCTCCCTGCAGAAATCAATTCACCAGGCGCTGAATATACTGGGCAATATGGTCACGAACGCAAACGTGTTCCCGTGCTGGCCCAGCAACATATTCTCTTCCTCGCACCATTCTGGCACCGCCCGCATGGCCGCGTCACCCGATCAGGGTGTGTGCGACAAGAATGGCCGGGTCCACGGACTGGAAAACTTGTATGTGTGCGATGGCTCTCTCATCCCCGCCAGCGGCTACGCCAACACCGGCCTCACAATCGCCGCCCTCGCGCTCCGCATGGCAGATCATCTGCGCAGACCGCATTAA
- a CDS encoding class I SAM-dependent methyltransferase produces the protein MHERLKRFLGVYSESRINDFIEREVAALPAGSRILDLGCGSQRYRKHCDQLRYYAQDWGKSSEGLGSTREEYVYGQLDYLGNCWNVDEESGHFDAILCTEVLEHVPYPEKTIREIARLLRPGGKLLLTAPLMSLRHMNPHWFQPGLSDNWYEFFLPKYDLSITRMDTIGDYAMLLKSELVRVWAHHKWAVPFMLPAIVFMSLFFKADKSAFRNLACMGYHIVATKTPRD, from the coding sequence ATGCACGAACGGCTGAAGCGGTTCCTCGGAGTGTACTCGGAATCCCGAATCAACGATTTCATTGAGCGGGAGGTCGCGGCGTTGCCGGCGGGGTCCAGGATACTCGATCTCGGCTGCGGATCCCAAAGATACCGCAAGCACTGCGATCAGCTCCGGTATTATGCGCAGGATTGGGGTAAATCCTCTGAGGGGCTGGGCAGCACGCGGGAAGAATATGTGTACGGGCAGCTCGATTACTTGGGAAACTGCTGGAACGTCGATGAGGAAAGCGGCCACTTCGACGCGATATTGTGCACCGAAGTTCTCGAGCACGTGCCGTATCCCGAGAAAACCATACGAGAGATCGCGCGTCTGCTCAGGCCCGGCGGAAAGCTGTTACTCACTGCGCCGTTGATGTCCCTGCGGCACATGAACCCGCATTGGTTTCAGCCGGGGCTTTCCGACAACTGGTACGAGTTTTTTCTGCCTAAGTACGATTTGTCCATTACCAGAATGGATACGATCGGCGATTACGCGATGCTGCTGAAATCGGAGCTCGTACGCGTGTGGGCGCATCACAAGTGGGCGGTGCCGTTCATGCTTCCGGCAATCGTTTTCATGTCCCTGTTTTTCAAGGCGGATAAATCCGCTTTTCGGAACCTCGCCTGCATGGGCTACCACATCGTCGCAACGAAAACGCCTCGGGATTGA
- a CDS encoding glycosyltransferase family 2 protein, producing MSSPRFSICIPTFNRSSELRQLFDSILGQRFTNYEVICCDDFTPEPARAQKREMAQAYERLFDGRLRYVENPRNLGYDRNLRTAMDYAAGEYIVLMGDDDLLAPGALEHFDAVLTANSNPRFLLRSYATFRDDPSVQEQIHRYYPRETRFQPGAETIKRLFHRAVLVSGLVIHRASAVENRTDKVDGTLYYQLYVIAMILSRLPAVATPQITVYNRLIGPEKSVFGNSQSEKGFWEPGKRTIASSLYQMKQYLKVAKIVEDDSGLDVYRGIRNELSKYSYSFLSYHSDKGARAFIAYARDLIRAGFGREPFFYVYVTGLLTLGPGRCYWIINQIKRRLGHTPRL from the coding sequence ATGAGTAGCCCAAGATTCTCGATCTGCATCCCGACGTTCAACCGGTCCTCGGAGCTGCGGCAGCTCTTCGACTCGATCCTGGGCCAGCGTTTTACCAACTATGAAGTGATCTGCTGCGACGACTTCACCCCCGAGCCGGCGCGAGCGCAAAAACGCGAGATGGCCCAAGCGTATGAGCGCCTTTTTGATGGACGGCTGAGGTACGTTGAGAATCCGCGGAATCTCGGCTACGACAGAAATCTGCGCACCGCGATGGACTACGCGGCGGGTGAGTACATCGTGCTGATGGGAGACGACGACCTGCTGGCTCCCGGCGCGCTCGAGCACTTCGATGCGGTGTTGACCGCGAACTCGAACCCCCGATTCCTGCTTCGCTCTTACGCGACCTTTCGAGACGACCCGAGCGTTCAGGAGCAGATACACCGGTATTATCCGCGAGAGACCCGGTTCCAGCCGGGTGCGGAGACAATCAAGCGGCTGTTTCATCGCGCCGTTCTGGTCTCCGGTCTCGTCATCCACCGGGCCTCGGCGGTTGAGAACAGGACCGATAAGGTAGACGGGACTCTTTACTACCAGCTCTACGTCATCGCGATGATCCTGTCGCGGCTCCCGGCGGTCGCCACCCCACAGATCACCGTTTACAACCGCCTGATCGGTCCGGAGAAATCCGTATTCGGCAATTCGCAGAGCGAAAAAGGTTTTTGGGAACCGGGCAAGCGCACGATCGCGAGCAGTCTCTACCAGATGAAGCAATACCTGAAGGTGGCGAAAATCGTGGAGGATGATTCCGGCCTCGATGTCTATCGCGGCATCCGGAATGAGCTTTCAAAATACTCCTATTCCTTTCTTTCCTATCATTCCGACAAGGGTGCGCGCGCTTTCATCGCGTACGCGCGCGATCTCATTCGCGCCGGTTTCGGACGTGAGCCTTTCTTCTACGTTTACGTAACGGGCCTCCTGACGCTGGGACCCGGCCGCTGTTACTGGATCATCAACCAGATCAAAAGACGCTTGGGGCACACGCCGCGGCTGTAG
- a CDS encoding glycosyltransferase — MRILFVGDWEADIHEEPAYRALKTLGHEVRPFKWHSYFHAKHKPAERLSPDIISRKIQNKFLFGNRLRQLNRDFIAAAVAFRPEMVFVYRGTHVKKATLTGIKRELPSAVLVGYNNDDPFSRRQPGLLWRHFLASVPFYDLMLAYRQHNVADFLRIGAKRVEVLRSWFVPERNRLVALSPEDEARFGCDVAFIGHYEPDNRIECLEEIAKAGVALQLYGPDYPPKPVSDVLAHLWPVNPVRGEDYNKAVCATKIALCFLSKLNRDTYTRRCFEIPAAGTLLLSEYSDDLASLFEEGVEADFFRDKDELVRKIRHYLADGHARRSVAERGRARVIADGHDVESRMRQVVDWVEEIRNAAGG; from the coding sequence ATGCGCATTCTGTTCGTAGGAGATTGGGAAGCGGACATTCACGAGGAGCCCGCGTACCGGGCGCTAAAAACGCTCGGACACGAAGTCCGTCCCTTCAAGTGGCATTCCTATTTTCACGCAAAGCACAAGCCGGCTGAGCGGTTGAGTCCGGACATCATCAGCCGAAAAATCCAGAACAAATTCCTGTTCGGGAATCGGCTGCGCCAGCTCAATCGCGACTTCATAGCGGCCGCGGTCGCTTTCCGGCCCGAGATGGTCTTCGTCTATCGGGGAACCCACGTCAAGAAAGCGACGTTGACCGGCATCAAGAGGGAGCTCCCGTCAGCCGTCCTCGTCGGGTACAACAACGACGATCCGTTTTCGCGCCGGCAGCCGGGCTTGCTGTGGCGACATTTCCTGGCGAGCGTACCGTTCTACGACCTGATGCTCGCGTACCGCCAACACAACGTTGCCGACTTCCTGCGGATCGGCGCGAAACGGGTGGAGGTCCTTCGCTCCTGGTTCGTGCCGGAGCGGAACCGTCTCGTGGCACTTTCGCCGGAGGACGAGGCGCGATTCGGATGCGACGTGGCGTTCATCGGTCACTATGAGCCGGACAATCGAATCGAGTGCCTGGAGGAGATTGCGAAAGCGGGCGTCGCGCTGCAGCTGTATGGTCCCGACTATCCGCCCAAGCCTGTCTCCGACGTCCTCGCGCATCTGTGGCCGGTCAATCCCGTTCGTGGGGAAGACTACAACAAGGCGGTCTGCGCAACAAAGATCGCGCTTTGCTTTCTGTCGAAGCTCAACCGTGACACCTACACGAGGCGATGCTTCGAGATCCCCGCGGCCGGAACGTTATTGCTCTCCGAGTACTCGGACGATTTGGCGTCTCTCTTCGAAGAGGGCGTCGAAGCGGATTTTTTTCGCGACAAGGACGAACTGGTGAGAAAAATCCGCCACTACCTCGCGGACGGGCACGCGCGCCGCTCGGTGGCGGAACGCGGCCGAGCCCGGGTGATCGCCGACGGTCACGACGTCGAGTCGAGAATGCGGCAGGTGGTGGATTGGGTCGAGGAGATCAGGAATGCAGCCGGCGGATGA
- a CDS encoding NAD-dependent epimerase/dehydratase family protein: MTSVLVTGAAGFIGGALCRRLKRSGHEVFELTSEHGDIARRETLAGAPAARHVFHLAGRTFVPDSWLDPAGFQRTNVLGTANVLEYCRTHGARLTFVSAYLYGAPERLPVSEDVIPRPNNPYALSKYLAEQSCAFYASCYGTSVTVIRPFNIFGPGQPDIFLIPQIIRQIREKRAIRVSDLAPRRDFVYLDDFVDALVRTLNFASGYQVINIGSGRSLSVRDVIETVQDVAGTHLPIETDGETRRGEINDVYADIAKASALLEWTPKLTFRQGIERMLLRSGD; the protein is encoded by the coding sequence GTGACTAGCGTCCTCGTCACGGGCGCAGCGGGCTTCATCGGGGGCGCCCTGTGCAGAAGACTGAAACGGTCCGGTCACGAAGTCTTTGAGCTTACCAGCGAGCACGGAGACATCGCGCGGCGGGAGACGCTGGCCGGAGCCCCTGCGGCCCGGCACGTCTTCCACCTCGCGGGACGCACCTTCGTACCAGACAGTTGGCTCGATCCAGCCGGATTTCAGCGAACCAACGTGCTCGGCACCGCCAACGTTCTTGAGTACTGCCGCACTCACGGCGCTCGACTGACTTTCGTGAGTGCATATCTCTACGGAGCACCGGAGCGTCTGCCGGTCTCCGAAGACGTCATCCCCCGCCCCAATAATCCCTACGCACTATCGAAGTACCTCGCCGAACAATCGTGCGCCTTCTACGCCTCCTGTTACGGCACGTCGGTCACGGTGATCAGGCCCTTTAACATATTCGGACCGGGCCAGCCGGACATATTTCTAATTCCCCAGATCATCCGACAGATCAGGGAGAAACGGGCAATTCGAGTCAGCGATCTCGCGCCGCGGCGGGACTTCGTTTATCTGGACGATTTCGTGGACGCGCTGGTGCGGACCCTCAACTTCGCGTCGGGCTATCAGGTGATCAACATCGGCTCGGGCCGTTCGCTCAGCGTGCGGGACGTCATCGAAACCGTTCAAGACGTCGCTGGAACGCACTTGCCGATCGAAACGGACGGAGAAACGCGCCGCGGAGAAATCAACGACGTGTACGCGGACATTGCTAAGGCCTCGGCGCTCCTGGAGTGGACGCCGAAGCTCACGTTCCGTCAGGGCATCGAGCGAATGCTGTTGCGCTCCGGCGATTGA
- a CDS encoding sugar phosphate nucleotidyltransferase, protein MSRRAVILAGGKGARLRPYTIVLPKPLMPLGEYPILEVVVRQLAAAGFDRVTMAVNHQANLIKAFFGDGSRWGIAIDYSLEESPLGTIGPLRLIGDLPRHFLVMNGDVLTDLDFAAFHDAHLASGKLFTISSHSREQAIDYGVLEVDRSSGRLTGFNEKPTARYEVSMGVYMVSREALDSVPASKPYGFDDLMLDLIAEKKEVTVRPFEGYWLDIGRPEDYARAIEEFDSLKSRFLSD, encoded by the coding sequence ATGTCTAGGCGAGCGGTGATTCTCGCCGGCGGCAAGGGCGCGAGATTGCGGCCCTATACTATTGTGTTGCCCAAGCCGCTGATGCCACTTGGCGAATACCCGATTCTGGAAGTCGTCGTAAGACAACTGGCCGCGGCGGGGTTCGACCGCGTCACGATGGCCGTCAACCACCAGGCGAACTTGATCAAGGCCTTCTTCGGAGATGGATCCAGGTGGGGTATAGCCATCGACTACTCCCTGGAAGAGTCGCCGCTCGGAACGATCGGGCCTTTGCGCTTGATCGGCGATTTGCCGCGACATTTTCTCGTAATGAACGGCGACGTCTTGACGGATCTGGACTTCGCCGCCTTTCACGATGCCCACTTGGCGTCGGGTAAGCTGTTCACGATATCATCTCACTCGCGGGAGCAGGCGATAGACTACGGAGTCCTCGAAGTGGATAGGTCGAGTGGGCGCCTTACCGGGTTCAATGAGAAACCGACGGCTCGGTATGAGGTCAGCATGGGTGTCTATATGGTCAGCCGGGAGGCGCTTGACTCGGTTCCCGCCAGCAAGCCCTACGGATTCGATGACCTGATGTTGGACCTTATAGCAGAAAAAAAAGAGGTGACTGTACGTCCATTCGAGGGGTACTGGCTGGACATTGGACGTCCGGAGGACTACGCCCGCGCGATCGAAGAGTTCGACTCATTGAAGTCGCGATTCCTCAGTGACTAG
- a CDS encoding NAD-dependent 4,6-dehydratase LegB, whose amino-acid sequence MPEKPRVLVTGADGFIGSHLTEALVRRGFDVRAFVLYNSFNSWGWLDECGDDVKGRFEVFAGDVRDPNGVRTAMKDCDVVFHLAALIAIPYSYHSPDSYVDTNIKGTLNVLQAARDLGASKVVHTSTSEVYGTARFVPITEDHPLQGQSPYSASKIGADQLAMSFYTSFNTPVTIIRPFNTYGPRQSARAVIPTIITQIADGAREIRLGARTPTRDFNFVADTVEGFIAAANSDNGIGEVINLGSNFEISIGDTATLIGELMGAQIEIVTERERLRPPTSEVERLLASNEKAASILNWRPAYAGLTGFRKGLSETIEWFRKPSNLARYRTDVYNV is encoded by the coding sequence ATGCCTGAGAAGCCCCGCGTGCTCGTAACCGGCGCCGATGGATTCATCGGCTCGCATCTCACGGAGGCGCTCGTCCGCCGAGGATTCGACGTTCGCGCGTTCGTCCTGTACAACTCCTTCAATTCGTGGGGCTGGCTGGACGAATGCGGCGATGATGTGAAAGGCCGGTTTGAGGTTTTTGCGGGCGACGTGCGCGATCCGAACGGCGTCCGCACCGCGATGAAGGATTGCGACGTCGTCTTCCACCTCGCCGCCCTCATTGCGATTCCCTATTCGTATCACTCCCCCGATTCGTACGTGGACACCAACATCAAGGGGACGTTGAACGTGTTGCAAGCGGCCCGCGACCTGGGCGCCTCGAAGGTGGTGCATACTTCAACGAGCGAGGTGTACGGCACCGCGCGATTCGTACCGATCACCGAGGATCACCCGCTTCAAGGTCAGTCGCCCTATTCGGCGAGCAAGATCGGCGCGGACCAACTCGCGATGTCCTTTTACACTTCGTTCAACACGCCGGTCACGATCATCCGCCCGTTCAATACGTACGGTCCGCGCCAATCGGCACGCGCTGTAATTCCCACCATCATAACACAGATTGCGGACGGCGCGAGAGAAATCCGGCTCGGCGCGAGGACTCCGACTCGGGACTTCAATTTTGTCGCGGACACGGTCGAAGGGTTCATCGCCGCGGCGAATTCCGACAACGGAATCGGCGAGGTGATAAACCTCGGCAGCAATTTCGAGATCTCGATCGGCGACACGGCTACTCTCATCGGGGAGCTGATGGGTGCGCAAATCGAGATCGTCACCGAGCGGGAGCGGCTCCGGCCGCCAACGAGCGAAGTCGAGCGGTTGCTCGCCTCAAACGAGAAAGCCGCCTCGATCCTGAATTGGCGCCCGGCCTACGCGGGCCTCACCGGTTTCAGGAAAGGCCTCTCCGAAACCATCGAATGGTTCCGAAAGCCCTCCAACCTCGCCCGCTACCGGACCGATGTGTATAATGTCTAG
- a CDS encoding glycosyltransferase family 1 protein has protein sequence MILGIDATNLRAGGGISYLAGVLRGADPPAHGFSQVVVWAGRETLAMIEDRPWLVKGHDPHLDKVLPYRVWWQLSRLSASAREFDCDVLFVPGGSFDGDFRPFVAASHNLLPFEWNELKRFGWSWMALKLMLLRKAQSRTFRNADGLVFASRYARDVVMRVVKPKTRRTVVIPNGVDRQFIRAPREQLPIERYSAENPFRILYVSIIDVYKHHPEVAEAASRLRAGGFPVVLELVGPAYPPAMKRLQKTVDRVDPEGELIRQRGKVLYPELLASYAEADLFVFASSCENMPLILLEAMTSGLPIACSDSGPMTEILGDGGVYFNPEKPEEIFQSLHAMITSPSLRSERSAISFERAKAYDWTRCARETLMFLSEVASAAEPQSPANESSLPSGVAFGLRAPDRIEGDRVKVAASRNA, from the coding sequence TTGATACTCGGCATCGACGCGACTAATCTCCGCGCTGGCGGTGGCATTTCCTATCTCGCCGGAGTGCTGCGTGGCGCGGACCCTCCGGCGCACGGCTTTTCGCAGGTGGTCGTATGGGCCGGTCGGGAAACGTTGGCAATGATAGAAGACCGGCCCTGGCTCGTGAAAGGCCACGATCCACATCTCGACAAAGTGCTTCCGTATCGGGTCTGGTGGCAGCTTTCCCGGCTTTCGGCATCCGCTCGCGAGTTCGACTGCGACGTTCTCTTCGTTCCGGGCGGCTCCTTCGATGGCGACTTCAGGCCGTTCGTCGCCGCGAGTCACAATCTGTTGCCGTTCGAGTGGAATGAGCTGAAGCGCTTCGGCTGGAGCTGGATGGCGCTAAAGCTGATGCTTCTCCGTAAGGCGCAGTCCCGCACGTTCCGGAACGCCGACGGGCTCGTTTTTGCCAGCCGGTATGCGCGCGACGTGGTGATGCGAGTGGTAAAGCCGAAAACCCGCCGCACGGTGGTTATTCCAAACGGCGTTGATCGGCAGTTCATCCGCGCTCCGCGTGAGCAGTTGCCGATCGAGCGCTATTCCGCCGAGAACCCGTTCCGCATCCTGTACGTTTCGATCATCGACGTGTACAAGCACCACCCCGAAGTCGCGGAGGCCGCCTCAAGACTCCGCGCCGGCGGCTTTCCCGTCGTCCTCGAGCTCGTCGGCCCCGCTTACCCGCCGGCGATGAAGCGGCTCCAAAAGACAGTTGATCGCGTCGATCCGGAAGGCGAGTTGATCCGCCAAAGGGGAAAGGTATTGTACCCGGAACTGCTGGCGAGCTATGCCGAAGCGGACCTGTTCGTGTTCGCCTCTAGTTGCGAAAACATGCCGCTCATCTTGCTCGAGGCGATGACGTCGGGGTTGCCGATCGCCTGCTCCGACAGCGGCCCGATGACCGAGATCCTCGGCGACGGCGGGGTGTACTTCAATCCCGAAAAACCCGAAGAAATTTTTCAGTCGCTGCACGCGATGATCACGTCTCCGAGCCTGCGAAGCGAAAGATCCGCAATCTCGTTCGAACGCGCTAAGGCCTACGATTGGACCCGGTGCGCCCGCGAAACCTTGATGTTCCTGTCGGAAGTCGCCAGCGCCGCGGAACCGCAGTCGCCCGCGAACGAATCTTCACTTCCGTCCGGAGTCGCCTTCGGACTACGCGCGCCCGACCGCATCGAAGGCGATCGGGTAAAGGTGGCCGCGAGCCGCAATGCCTGA
- a CDS encoding CmcI family methyltransferase: MSRQSLFTRALNYLRPAPVWKPLSVTQILADQRALGIVEQFRDLYYRSGVSGDLRWRGARLIKNPCDLWMTLELFQRIRPRVVVETGTHEGGSALFYADLARVLGITTTVITVDPNPKWSVDPEAAGIVSIRGYSTDPKIIQRVREEVSRLKSDGAVMVFLDSEHSADNVFAELETYAPLVTRGSYLIVEDTNVNGHPSFPEHGPGPWEAVDRFLATSPPFEPDPDCERFLLTFNPRGWLRRTG, from the coding sequence ATGTCACGCCAGTCACTGTTCACTCGCGCATTGAATTATCTAAGGCCCGCGCCGGTATGGAAGCCGCTCTCTGTCACGCAGATTCTTGCCGATCAGAGAGCTCTCGGCATCGTCGAGCAGTTCAGGGACCTGTACTACCGCAGCGGTGTTTCGGGCGACCTGCGGTGGCGGGGTGCGCGGCTCATCAAGAACCCGTGCGATTTGTGGATGACGCTCGAGTTGTTCCAGCGAATCCGTCCCCGCGTCGTCGTCGAGACTGGAACGCACGAAGGCGGGAGCGCACTTTTCTACGCGGACCTCGCGCGCGTTCTCGGGATCACAACCACCGTGATCACCGTGGACCCCAATCCGAAATGGTCGGTCGATCCGGAAGCGGCGGGAATCGTTTCGATCCGGGGCTACAGCACCGATCCCAAGATCATCCAGCGAGTGCGCGAGGAGGTCTCGCGACTCAAGAGTGACGGCGCGGTGATGGTATTCCTCGATTCCGAGCACAGCGCCGACAACGTGTTCGCCGAGCTCGAGACCTACGCCCCACTCGTGACGCGCGGCTCGTATTTGATCGTCGAAGACACGAATGTCAACGGCCATCCCAGCTTCCCGGAACACGGGCCGGGCCCTTGGGAAGCGGTCGATCGCTTCCTCGCGACGTCGCCGCCTTTCGAGCCGGATCCCGACTGCGAGCGCTTTCTCCTGACGTTCAATCCGCGTGGCTGGCTGCGCCGGACCGGCTGA